The following are from one region of the Rhizobacter sp. AJA081-3 genome:
- a CDS encoding sensor histidine kinase encodes MRDRAALFEQIYAASPWPMLMLGPEGELLGASDDRSDAEPAAGDDMPLRDRARHYLGLLRGAVPWLTPQAVDSVRTLASGALVHERLHLRRTEWGACLAVIDRSEMQTPPPADAQTARLAALGFMVAGVCHEVTNPLTSLHSIVQILRAERQPSQELLDKGLNNIAVNVKRILDISRRLVTFSRVGDEPRARFAVDEAVEEALYVVRHEGLMQHVELQRQADAAAVVFGSIGQVREIFLNLLVNALQAMDGRGVLQVATRRNGTGVEVTVADSGPGVPEALRSRIFEPFFTTKLDARGTGLGLAISNEIALEHGGCIELRESGRGAVFCVVLPRAPA; translated from the coding sequence ATGCGCGATCGGGCCGCGCTGTTCGAGCAGATCTACGCCGCGTCGCCATGGCCGATGCTGATGCTCGGCCCCGAGGGTGAACTGCTCGGCGCCAGCGACGACCGCAGCGATGCGGAGCCGGCGGCGGGCGATGACATGCCGCTGCGCGACCGTGCACGTCACTACCTCGGCCTGCTGCGTGGCGCGGTGCCCTGGCTGACGCCGCAGGCGGTGGACAGCGTGCGCACGCTCGCCTCGGGGGCGCTGGTGCATGAGCGCCTGCACCTGCGCCGCACCGAGTGGGGCGCCTGCCTGGCGGTGATCGACCGCAGCGAGATGCAAACGCCGCCGCCGGCCGATGCGCAGACGGCGCGGCTGGCGGCGCTGGGCTTCATGGTCGCCGGCGTCTGCCACGAGGTCACCAACCCGCTGACCTCGCTGCACTCGATCGTGCAGATCCTGCGCGCCGAGCGGCAGCCCAGCCAGGAACTGCTCGACAAGGGCCTGAACAACATCGCCGTCAACGTCAAGCGCATCCTCGACATCTCACGCCGCCTGGTCACCTTCTCGCGCGTGGGCGACGAGCCGCGTGCGCGCTTCGCGGTCGACGAGGCGGTGGAGGAAGCCCTCTACGTGGTGCGACACGAGGGACTGATGCAGCACGTCGAGCTGCAGCGCCAGGCGGACGCTGCCGCCGTCGTGTTCGGCAGCATCGGGCAGGTGCGCGAGATCTTCCTGAACCTGCTCGTCAACGCGCTGCAGGCGATGGACGGGCGCGGTGTGCTGCAGGTGGCCACGCGCCGCAACGGCACCGGCGTGGAAGTCACGGTCGCCGACAGCGGGCCGGGCGTTCCCGAGGCGCTGCGCTCGCGCATCTTCGAGCCCTTCTTCACCACCAAGCTCGATGCACGCGGCACCGGGCTGGGCCTGGCCATCAGCAACGAGATCGCGCTCGAGCATGGCGGCTGTATCGAGCTGCGCGAGAGCGGTCGCGGCGCCGTCTTCTGCGTGGTGCTGCCGAGGGCGCCGGCATGA
- a CDS encoding sigma-54 dependent transcriptional regulator yields the protein MTARKPAEITNCQVLEQVLVVDDDRGICECVEMLLARAGYACVVTHLGSDGLAALDSREFDLVITDLRLPDASGLDIVARAKAAHSETQVILMTSFSSVESAIEALRRGANDYVIKPFDNDDFLFSVERALGERRTRMENAALKRSLRNAFPQNTIIGESEAAKRLRAMIQRVAATEANVLIQGESGTGKELVAQAIHFGGKRAHRPFVAVNCGAMPADLIESELFGHEKGAFTGATAASEGLIREASGGTLFLDEISEMPLNVQVKLLRVLQERQVRPLGSSQSYITDTRFLAASNRNLKESAEQGLFRPDLYYRLNVITIQVPPLRDRGDDIELLARHFVRHFCRKFDSRVVGMDKGFVDFLHRHPWPGNVRELQNVIERAVILADTDLLTVNDLEEMISVPATEMPKPKLGGIPLSIEDYTKEIIRLYQDEYGEAELAAILGIGRKALWERRHRWGLFRQRDRTGPGSEPVAAHDDERGGRVREL from the coding sequence ATGACCGCCCGCAAGCCGGCCGAGATCACCAACTGCCAGGTGCTGGAGCAGGTGCTGGTGGTCGACGACGACCGCGGCATCTGCGAGTGCGTCGAGATGCTGCTCGCCCGCGCCGGCTACGCCTGCGTGGTCACGCACCTGGGCAGCGACGGCCTGGCGGCGCTGGACAGCCGCGAGTTCGACCTCGTCATCACCGACCTGCGCCTGCCCGACGCCAGCGGGCTGGACATCGTCGCCCGCGCGAAGGCCGCGCACTCGGAGACGCAGGTGATCCTGATGACCAGCTTCTCGTCGGTGGAGAGCGCCATCGAGGCGCTGCGCCGCGGCGCCAACGACTACGTCATCAAGCCCTTCGACAACGACGACTTCCTGTTCTCCGTCGAGCGCGCGCTGGGCGAGCGCCGCACGCGCATGGAGAACGCGGCGCTCAAGCGCAGCCTGCGCAACGCCTTCCCGCAGAACACCATCATCGGCGAGAGCGAGGCGGCGAAGCGACTGCGCGCGATGATCCAGCGTGTTGCCGCCACCGAGGCCAACGTGCTGATCCAGGGCGAGAGCGGCACCGGCAAGGAGCTCGTCGCGCAGGCCATCCACTTCGGCGGCAAGCGCGCGCACCGGCCCTTCGTGGCCGTCAACTGTGGCGCGATGCCGGCCGACCTGATCGAGTCGGAGTTGTTCGGCCACGAGAAGGGCGCCTTCACCGGCGCCACCGCGGCCAGCGAGGGCCTGATCCGCGAGGCAAGCGGCGGCACGCTGTTCCTCGACGAGATCTCCGAGATGCCGCTGAACGTGCAGGTCAAGCTGCTGCGCGTGCTGCAGGAACGGCAGGTGCGGCCGCTCGGATCGAGCCAGAGCTACATCACCGACACGCGCTTCCTCGCGGCGAGCAACCGCAATCTGAAGGAGAGCGCGGAGCAGGGCCTGTTCCGCCCCGACCTGTACTACCGGCTGAACGTCATCACCATCCAGGTGCCGCCGCTGCGCGACCGCGGCGACGACATCGAACTGCTGGCGCGCCACTTCGTGCGCCACTTCTGCCGCAAGTTCGACAGCCGCGTGGTCGGAATGGACAAGGGTTTCGTCGATTTCCTGCACCGGCACCCGTGGCCGGGCAACGTGCGCGAGCTGCAGAACGTCATCGAGCGCGCAGTGATCCTGGCCGACACCGACCTGCTCACCGTCAACGACCTGGAAGAGATGATCTCGGTGCCCGCCACCGAGATGCCCAAGCCCAAGCTCGGCGGCATCCCGCTGTCGATCGAGGACTACACGAAGGAAATCATCCGCCTGTACCAGGACGAATACGGCGAGGCCGAACTCGCCGCCATCCTGGGCATCGGCCGCAAGGCGCTGTGGGAGCGGCGCCATCGCTGGGGCCTGTTCCGCCAGCGCGACCGCACCGGGCCCGGCTCGGAGCCGGTGGCCGCCCACGACGACGAGCGAGGCGGCCGCGTCCGCGAACTGTGA
- a CDS encoding cyclic nucleotide-binding domain-containing protein, which translates to MTNEPMPVITAAEVLSQTRFFGDLSAAQLQKVAALGEIHECGEGEPIYRNGEPAQNMYVLVRGMVRMAVGYGGRNASAGDVLRRGDVFGWAALTPSCNRRLATATCLTPCTFLSINGERLLELMERDHTLGYRLMTQLSSLITGTLTAFAGG; encoded by the coding sequence ATGACGAACGAGCCGATGCCCGTGATCACGGCTGCCGAGGTGCTGTCGCAGACCCGTTTCTTCGGCGACCTGAGCGCTGCCCAGCTGCAGAAGGTGGCCGCGCTGGGCGAGATCCACGAGTGCGGCGAGGGCGAGCCGATCTACCGCAACGGGGAGCCGGCGCAGAACATGTACGTGCTGGTGCGCGGCATGGTGCGCATGGCGGTGGGCTACGGCGGACGCAACGCCAGTGCCGGCGACGTGCTGCGCCGCGGCGACGTGTTCGGCTGGGCCGCGCTGACGCCCAGCTGCAACCGCCGCCTCGCCACGGCCACCTGCCTGACGCCCTGCACCTTCCTGTCGATCAACGGCGAACGGCTGCTCGAGCTGATGGAGCGGGACCACACGCTCGGCTACCGGCTGATGACGCAGCTCAGCAGCCTGATCACCGGCACGTTGACGGCTTTCGCGGGCGGCTGA
- a CDS encoding sulfite exporter TauE/SafE family protein produces the protein MSLVAMACVAAIALVVGLFIGAVGVGGILLIPALHALTPLSLQASMGTALFTFVFTGIVGTAMFQRRGSIDWGMTLPMCAGGLVFGAVGAWANSRLDAQPLALVLASLIVLAGAYTLFGGRGRQQAAFAGRPRMQRALLVLIGALTGFGSGLTGVGGPAVSVPIMVLLGFPTLGAIGASQVIQILAALSGSAGYLARDLVDLRLAAGLVLFEIAGVWLGVQLAHRVDARHLRSFVGVLCVVVGSALLLRAL, from the coding sequence ATGTCGCTCGTCGCCATGGCCTGCGTGGCCGCCATCGCCCTGGTCGTCGGCCTGTTCATCGGCGCCGTCGGCGTGGGCGGCATCCTGCTCATCCCGGCGCTGCACGCGCTCACGCCGCTGTCGCTGCAGGCCTCGATGGGCACGGCGCTGTTCACCTTCGTCTTCACCGGCATCGTCGGCACTGCGATGTTCCAGCGCCGCGGCAGCATCGACTGGGGCATGACGCTGCCGATGTGCGCCGGCGGCCTGGTCTTCGGTGCCGTCGGCGCCTGGGCCAATTCACGACTGGACGCCCAGCCGCTCGCGCTGGTGCTGGCCTCGCTGATCGTGCTGGCCGGGGCCTACACGCTGTTCGGCGGCCGCGGCCGGCAGCAAGCCGCCTTCGCCGGGCGGCCGCGGATGCAACGTGCGCTGCTCGTGCTGATCGGCGCGCTCACCGGCTTCGGCTCGGGCCTCACCGGCGTGGGCGGGCCGGCCGTGTCGGTGCCGATCATGGTGCTGCTGGGCTTTCCGACGCTGGGCGCCATCGGCGCCAGCCAGGTGATCCAGATCCTCGCCGCGCTGTCGGGCAGCGCCGGCTACCTGGCGCGCGACCTGGTCGACCTGCGGCTGGCCGCGGGGCTGGTGCTGTTCGAGATCGCCGGCGTGTGGCTGGGCGTGCAGCTCGCCCACCGCGTCGATGCTCGACATCTGCGCAGCTTCGTCGGCGTGCTGTGCGTCGTCGTGGGCAGCGCGCTGCTGCTGCGCGCGCTGTGA
- a CDS encoding DmsC/YnfH family molybdoenzyme membrane anchor subunit encodes MHPGFSVIFLTTLIGAGQGLFLALYATELAALAQVFSPRPDAAFWVGGSIVSLLLVAAGAVASLFHLGHPERAWRAMAMWRTSWLSREGIALIAFGGVVFAYGLAHGQGWPGSVAIGAVGALLCITLFVCTGMIYACIRFLQEWASPLTVANFVLLGCACGLTLASAYAAFAAAPLAGAYAVAAMVFTVLGLATRSASLLRNARLKPKSTLQSATGIHHPRIVQKSQGFTGSSYNTREFFHRRSAALLRQIKWAFLVLAFAVPLVLLALGLRSGSGALLATAFVVQYVGLIAERWFFFAQANHPQNLYYQAVS; translated from the coding sequence ATGCATCCTGGCTTCTCGGTGATCTTCCTGACCACGCTGATCGGCGCCGGCCAGGGCCTGTTCCTTGCGCTGTACGCGACCGAGCTCGCCGCGCTCGCGCAGGTGTTCTCGCCGCGGCCCGACGCGGCCTTCTGGGTCGGCGGCAGCATCGTCTCGCTGCTGCTCGTTGCCGCCGGCGCGGTGGCCTCGCTGTTCCACCTCGGCCACCCGGAGCGGGCCTGGCGTGCGATGGCGATGTGGCGCACTTCGTGGCTGTCGCGCGAGGGCATCGCGCTGATCGCCTTCGGTGGCGTCGTCTTCGCCTACGGCCTGGCGCACGGGCAGGGCTGGCCGGGCAGCGTGGCCATCGGCGCCGTGGGGGCGCTGCTGTGCATCACGCTGTTCGTGTGCACCGGCATGATCTACGCCTGCATCCGCTTCCTGCAGGAATGGGCCAGCCCGCTGACGGTGGCCAACTTCGTGCTGCTGGGCTGCGCCTGCGGCCTGACGCTGGCCAGCGCCTATGCGGCCTTCGCCGCGGCACCGCTGGCCGGCGCCTACGCGGTGGCGGCGATGGTGTTCACTGTGCTGGGCCTGGCCACGCGCTCGGCCTCGCTGCTGCGCAACGCACGGCTGAAGCCGAAGTCGACGCTGCAGTCGGCCACCGGCATCCACCACCCGCGCATCGTGCAGAAGTCGCAGGGCTTCACCGGCAGCTCGTACAACACGCGCGAGTTCTTCCACCGGCGCAGCGCCGCGCTGCTTCGCCAGATCAAGTGGGCCTTCCTCGTGCTCGCCTTCGCCGTGCCGCTCGTGCTGCTGGCGCTGGGCCTGCGCAGCGGCTCGGGCGCACTGCTGGCGACGGCCTTCGTGGTGCAGTACGTCGGGCTGATCGCCGAGCGCTGGTTCTTCTTCGCGCAGGCCAACCACCCGCAGAACCTCTACTACCAGGCCGTGTCCTGA
- a CDS encoding 4Fe-4S dicluster domain-containing protein, protein MTQLALVIDLNVCVGCQACVTSCKSWNTSGSAGALTDVRPYDENPAGTFFNRVQTFEVGEFPSTQTVHFPKSCLHCEDPPCVPVCPTGASYKRAEDGIVLVDFDKCIGCGYCAWACPYGVRELDEQRQVMTKCTLCVDRIHSTELPEADRRPACVMACPTNARLFGDVHDPESEVSTAIRERGGYTLMPEWGTQPSNHYLPRRRTVINIRDDELVRADNPQQIDVVPPAPGAKPRSTLDDAINFSG, encoded by the coding sequence ATGACCCAGCTCGCCCTGGTGATCGACCTGAACGTGTGCGTGGGCTGCCAGGCCTGCGTGACCAGCTGCAAATCGTGGAACACCTCGGGCAGCGCCGGCGCGCTGACCGACGTGCGGCCCTACGACGAGAACCCCGCCGGCACCTTCTTCAACCGCGTGCAGACCTTCGAGGTGGGCGAGTTCCCGTCCACGCAGACGGTGCACTTCCCGAAGAGCTGCCTGCATTGCGAAGACCCGCCCTGCGTGCCGGTGTGTCCCACCGGCGCCAGCTACAAGCGCGCCGAGGACGGCATCGTGCTGGTCGACTTCGACAAGTGCATCGGCTGCGGCTACTGCGCCTGGGCCTGCCCCTACGGCGTGCGCGAGCTCGACGAGCAGCGCCAGGTGATGACCAAGTGCACGCTGTGCGTGGACCGCATCCACAGCACCGAACTGCCCGAGGCCGACCGCCGCCCCGCCTGCGTGATGGCCTGCCCGACCAACGCGCGGCTGTTCGGCGACGTGCACGACCCCGAGTCCGAGGTGTCCACCGCGATCCGCGAGCGCGGCGGCTACACGCTGATGCCCGAATGGGGCACGCAGCCGTCGAACCACTACCTGCCGCGGCGGCGCACCGTCATCAACATCCGCGACGACGAGCTGGTGCGCGCCGACAACCCGCAGCAGATCGACGTGGTGCCGCCCGCGCCGGGTGCCAAGCCGCGCAGCACGCTCGACGACGCGATCAACTTCTCCGGTTGA